In the Harmonia axyridis chromosome 3, icHarAxyr1.1, whole genome shotgun sequence genome, one interval contains:
- the LOC123674692 gene encoding translation initiation factor IF-2-like isoform X3 produces MRFTVVLGIICTSSVTISAADNKWVWKDSGRSEEGRNRDSRYEKSDNGRYNVQENYDDYVQNRPINDRPIYPNPGLISRPQIGVIPIDPPYNPRPPIIQSNRPGGLYGNNGYGRPNPSTGYYPNDPADPGVLTGPIPSWVKEGPFKNYDTCKCTEKFNCRSPGISYGHCDVGKKYCCYNRNKIEDLGSDYPQIPVHSAENGILVGPGGPSGGLGRPGYYGRPVGNGRPENGILVGPEGDRNDLGRPGGFGRPSGIGRPGFGGRPNGYGADNGVLVGPNRSPYARRRDSS; encoded by the exons ATGCGGTTCACTGTTGTATTAG GCATTATATGCACTTCAAGTGTGACTATTTCAGCTGCGGATAACAAATGGGTTTGGAAAGATAGTGGAAGAAGTGAAGAAGGAAGAAACCGTGATTCAAGATATGAGAA atCAGACAATGGCCGATACAACGTGCAGGAAAACTACGACGATTACGTTCAGAACAGACCCATTAATGACAGACCAATCTATCCTAATCCTGGACTGATTTCCAGGCCCCAAATTGGTGTAATTCCTATCGATCCTCCATATAATCCAAGACCTCCAATAATCCAAAGCAACAG ACCTGGAGGTTTGTATGGTAATAATGGCTATGGCCGACCAAATCCATCAACGGGATATTATCCCAATGATCCAGCAGATCCTGGAGTGCTGACTGGTCCCATACCATCATGGGTTAAAGAGGGACCCTTCAAAAACTACGACACTTGTAAATGCACTGAAAAATTCAACTGTAGATCACCGGGTATTAGCTAC GGTCACTGTGATGtgggaaaaaaatattgctgctaCAATCGAAACAAAATTGAAGATCTAGGTAGTGATTATCCTCAAATTCCTGTACATTCTGCAGAGAATGGAATATTAGTGGGACCAGGAGGACCTAGTGGAGGTCTAGGTAGACCAGGATATTACGGAAGGCCTGTAGGTAATGGACGACCAg aaaatggaaTATTAGTGGGTCCTGAGGGAGACAGAAATGATTTAGGAAGACCAGGAGGGTTTGGAAGACCAAGTGGGATAGGTAGACCAG GATTTGGTGGAAGACCAAATGGTTATGGAGCAGACAATGGAGTACTAGTTGGCCCAAACAGATCACCATACGCTCGACGAAGAGATTCTTCTTGA
- the LOC123674692 gene encoding testicular acid phosphatase homolog isoform X1 gives MFKIILLLLIQSLAHINEVFGAEDELLSVVAVFRHGDRTPTDFPPTDNYQNLSYWPTEPGELTNIGKTEHFELGKWLRKRYYNFLSTTYHKDDIYIRASNTDRCLMSAEANLAGLFPPVDRQIWNEDLKWMPIPIHTVPSKDDNLLKMGKACPNMKQKYKALLNNDHFKDIDKKNSKLYDFLSEKLGLQIEKFSDIEAPYDTMTVEVEYKLEQPEWTNTPWGEDNHKLFPDEMKIWADLSYQTPTYNQELARLGTGRFFDTVASHFQSVLNKNTEELLAKKMALFFGHKSTICDLTHTLGTFRLASYASSLIFELWKSSTDQTIYVTLNYLDNMNPEKLTIAGCTENCAFEKFLAILEPIRMNKTVWKQECKGNGAHKIASSITVISPAILVVIYYLV, from the exons atgtttaaaataattttgttacTCTTGATCCAAAGTCTGGCACATATAAATGAGGTATTTGGGGCTGAGGACGAGCTACTTTCAGTTGTTGCG GTGTTCAGGCATGGGGATAGAACTCCAACCGATTTTCCACCTACAGATAATTACCAAAACCTGAGCTATTGGCCAACGGAACCTGGAGAACTGACAAAC ATTGGTAAAACGGAGCATTTTGAACTTGGAAAGTGGCTCAGGAAGCGATACTATAATTTCCTCTCTACAACCTATCATAAGGATGACATTTACATCAGAGCCTCCAACACCGATCGCTGTCTGATGTCAGCAGAAGCCAACCTAGCAGGCTTGTTTCCTCCTGTTGACAGACAAATTTGGAATGAAGATCTTAAATGGATGCCTATACCGATACATACAGTTCCCTCAAAAGACGACAACTTATTAAAGATGGGAAAAGCCTGTCCTAACATGAAACAGAAATATAAGGCCCTATTAAACAATGAccatttcaaagatattgacaAGAAAAACTCGAAATTGTACGATTTTCTGTCTGAAAAACTCGGATTGCAGATCGAAAAGTTTTCTGACATTGAGGCACCTTACGATACCATGACTGTAGAAGTTGAATATAAGTTGGAACAGCCGGAATGGACTAACACACCCTGGGGTGAAGATAACCATAAGCTATTTCCCgacgaaatgaaaatttgggcGGATTTGTCTTACCAAACCCCCACTTACAATCAAGAATTAGCCAGACTTGGCACCGGGAGGTTTTTTGATACTGTTGCTTCCCACTTTCAATCAGTATTAAACAAAAACACTGAAGAATTGTTAGCAAAGAAAATGGCCTTATTTTTTGGTCACAAAAGCACCATCTGCGATTTAACTCACACCTTAGGCACATTTAGGTTGGCATCATATGCTTCATCATTGATCTTCGAACTTTGGAAAAGCTCTACAGATCAAACTATCTACGTTACATTGAACTACCTCGATAATATGAATCCTGAAAAACTCACAATTGCTGGATGTACGGAAAATTGTGCTTTCGAAAAATTCCTAGCCATACTTGAACCAATCAGAATGAATAAAACAGTTTGGAAACAGGAGTGTAAAGGGAATGGCGCACATAAGATCGCAAGCTCCATTACGGTTATATCACCTGCAATTTTGGTCGTGATATACTATTTAGTATAA
- the LOC123674692 gene encoding translation initiation factor IF-2-like isoform X4: protein MRFTVVLGIICTSSVTISAADNKWVWKDSGRSEEGRNRDSRYEKSDNGRYNVQENYDDYVQNRPINDRPIYPNPGLISRPQIGVIPIDPPYNPRPPIIQSNRPGGLYGNNGYGRPNPSTGYYPNDPADPGVLTGPIPSWVKEGPFKNYDTCKCTEKFNCRSPGISYGHCDVGKKYCCYNRNKIEDLGSDYPQIPVHSAENGILVGPGGPSGGLGRPGYYGRPVENGILVGPEGDRNDLGRPGGFGRPSGIGRPGFGGRPNGYGADNGVLVGPNRSPYARRRDSS from the exons ATGCGGTTCACTGTTGTATTAG GCATTATATGCACTTCAAGTGTGACTATTTCAGCTGCGGATAACAAATGGGTTTGGAAAGATAGTGGAAGAAGTGAAGAAGGAAGAAACCGTGATTCAAGATATGAGAA atCAGACAATGGCCGATACAACGTGCAGGAAAACTACGACGATTACGTTCAGAACAGACCCATTAATGACAGACCAATCTATCCTAATCCTGGACTGATTTCCAGGCCCCAAATTGGTGTAATTCCTATCGATCCTCCATATAATCCAAGACCTCCAATAATCCAAAGCAACAG ACCTGGAGGTTTGTATGGTAATAATGGCTATGGCCGACCAAATCCATCAACGGGATATTATCCCAATGATCCAGCAGATCCTGGAGTGCTGACTGGTCCCATACCATCATGGGTTAAAGAGGGACCCTTCAAAAACTACGACACTTGTAAATGCACTGAAAAATTCAACTGTAGATCACCGGGTATTAGCTAC GGTCACTGTGATGtgggaaaaaaatattgctgctaCAATCGAAACAAAATTGAAGATCTAGGTAGTGATTATCCTCAAATTCCTGTACATTCTGCAGAGAATGGAATATTAGTGGGACCAGGAGGACCTAGTGGAGGTCTAGGTAGACCAGGATATTACGGAAGGCCTGTAG aaaatggaaTATTAGTGGGTCCTGAGGGAGACAGAAATGATTTAGGAAGACCAGGAGGGTTTGGAAGACCAAGTGGGATAGGTAGACCAG GATTTGGTGGAAGACCAAATGGTTATGGAGCAGACAATGGAGTACTAGTTGGCCCAAACAGATCACCATACGCTCGACGAAGAGATTCTTCTTGA
- the LOC123674692 gene encoding lysosomal acid phosphatase-like isoform X2 — protein MRYLGLRTSYFQLLRHGDRTPTDFPPTDNYQNLSYWPTEPGELTNIGKTEHFELGKWLRKRYYNFLSTTYHKDDIYIRASNTDRCLMSAEANLAGLFPPVDRQIWNEDLKWMPIPIHTVPSKDDNLLKMGKACPNMKQKYKALLNNDHFKDIDKKNSKLYDFLSEKLGLQIEKFSDIEAPYDTMTVEVEYKLEQPEWTNTPWGEDNHKLFPDEMKIWADLSYQTPTYNQELARLGTGRFFDTVASHFQSVLNKNTEELLAKKMALFFGHKSTICDLTHTLGTFRLASYASSLIFELWKSSTDQTIYVTLNYLDNMNPEKLTIAGCTENCAFEKFLAILEPIRMNKTVWKQECKGNGAHKIASSITVISPAILVVIYYLV, from the exons ATGAGGTATTTGGGGCTGAGGACGAGCTACTTTCAGTTGTTGCG GCATGGGGATAGAACTCCAACCGATTTTCCACCTACAGATAATTACCAAAACCTGAGCTATTGGCCAACGGAACCTGGAGAACTGACAAAC ATTGGTAAAACGGAGCATTTTGAACTTGGAAAGTGGCTCAGGAAGCGATACTATAATTTCCTCTCTACAACCTATCATAAGGATGACATTTACATCAGAGCCTCCAACACCGATCGCTGTCTGATGTCAGCAGAAGCCAACCTAGCAGGCTTGTTTCCTCCTGTTGACAGACAAATTTGGAATGAAGATCTTAAATGGATGCCTATACCGATACATACAGTTCCCTCAAAAGACGACAACTTATTAAAGATGGGAAAAGCCTGTCCTAACATGAAACAGAAATATAAGGCCCTATTAAACAATGAccatttcaaagatattgacaAGAAAAACTCGAAATTGTACGATTTTCTGTCTGAAAAACTCGGATTGCAGATCGAAAAGTTTTCTGACATTGAGGCACCTTACGATACCATGACTGTAGAAGTTGAATATAAGTTGGAACAGCCGGAATGGACTAACACACCCTGGGGTGAAGATAACCATAAGCTATTTCCCgacgaaatgaaaatttgggcGGATTTGTCTTACCAAACCCCCACTTACAATCAAGAATTAGCCAGACTTGGCACCGGGAGGTTTTTTGATACTGTTGCTTCCCACTTTCAATCAGTATTAAACAAAAACACTGAAGAATTGTTAGCAAAGAAAATGGCCTTATTTTTTGGTCACAAAAGCACCATCTGCGATTTAACTCACACCTTAGGCACATTTAGGTTGGCATCATATGCTTCATCATTGATCTTCGAACTTTGGAAAAGCTCTACAGATCAAACTATCTACGTTACATTGAACTACCTCGATAATATGAATCCTGAAAAACTCACAATTGCTGGATGTACGGAAAATTGTGCTTTCGAAAAATTCCTAGCCATACTTGAACCAATCAGAATGAATAAAACAGTTTGGAAACAGGAGTGTAAAGGGAATGGCGCACATAAGATCGCAAGCTCCATTACGGTTATATCACCTGCAATTTTGGTCGTGATATACTATTTAGTATAA
- the LOC123674691 gene encoding histidine-rich glycoprotein-like: MELWIHIALFIFIQNFVQPIKVDDSNSQFLIVENPVDRYPKDELVPSREQNNIHYYSFSSNKSNPRIKSKKKFSTSNPNTKGINLLGLKNIEEKVKQGGTLLSPSVKTTPTLAQFPVYSSQSNKQNVPSFSNQPIFRSTEQDRPSTAHSSKKHTHVKLPTFQKQNSIYSDHTANSQKSSNIENTISRPKTSDFHHPEKAVYEYFSQDLGDLIENAKQLEHPQVGRSRKHRNSEDSIGQTSDNYEVEEYPDHQPYLEHDGEYHVYHGEKKKKKEVHYHQHKHLHEHDHNQKHNHNHQGEHHHDHRHDQKQKHTHLHGHDDNHWHDHHEKGQHHHKSHHNHDHHGSHDHKHSEDHDHKHDNEHHHGHEDHHDHHEDHKNWHSHKHHSDHDHRHGHDHKHNAKHGHDHHHSNKHKHNHQHKHAGKH; the protein is encoded by the exons ATGGAGTTATGG ATTCACATAGCATTGTTTATCTTCATTCAGAATTTCGTACAACCAATCAAAGTTGACGATTCAAATTCCCAATTCCTAATCGTTGAAAACCCTGTGGATAGATATCCGAAAGATGAACTGGTACCCAGCAGAGAGCAGAATAATATTCATTACTACTCATTCTCTTCTAATAAATCCAATCCTAGAATCAAATCCAAGAAAAAGTTTTCCACTAGTAATCCAAATACTAAAGGCATCAATTTGTTAGGACTGAAGAATATAGAGGAGAAGGTTAAACAGGGTGGAACATTATTGTCTCCCTCAGTTAAGACAACTCCCACTCTTGCTCAATTCCCAGTATATAGCTCGCAATCAAATAAACAAAACGTACCGTCTTTCAGCAATCAGCCAATTTTCAG GTCAACTGAGCAGGATCGTCCATCAACAGCACATTCTTCAAAGAAACATACTCACGTAAAGTTACCAACCTTCCAAAAACAGAATTCTATATATTCTGATCATACAGCCAATAGTCAGAAATCTTCAAATATAGAGAATACAATCAGCAGACCAAAAACTTCAGATTTTCATCATCCAGAGAAAGCCGTATACGAATATTTCTCTCAAGATCTGGGAGATCTCATAGAAAATGCCAAACAATTGGAACACCCTCAAGTCGGTAGATCTAGGAAGCACCGCAATAGTGAAGATAGCATAGGCCAAACAAGCGATAATTATGAAGTAGAGGAGTATCCAGATCACCAACCGTACTTGGAACACGATGGAGAATACCACGTTTACCATGGTG aaaagaagaaaaagaaagagGTCCACTACCATCAACACAAGCATCTCCACGAGCACGATCACAATCAAAAACATAATCACAACCACCAAGGCGAGCATCATCATGATCACAGACATGATCAAAAACAAAAGCACACTCATTTGCATGGTCACGACGATAACCACTGGCATGATCACCATGAAAAAGGACAGCATCATCACAAATCACATCACAATCATGATCACCATGGTTCCCACGACCATAAGCATTCTGAGGATCACGATCACAAGCACGATAATGAACATCATCATGGACATGAAGATCACCACGATCACCATGAAGATCACAAGAACTGGCATAGTCACAAGCATCACAGCGATCATGATCATCGTCATGGTCATGATCATAAGCATAATGCGAAACATGGACATGATCATCAccatagtaataaacataagcATAATCATCAGCACAAGCATGCAGGAAAGCATTGA